From one Gemmatimonadota bacterium genomic stretch:
- a CDS encoding protein-methionine-sulfoxide reductase heme-binding subunit MsrQ has protein sequence MATSERREAWGVRAVVWGVGLLPAALIGLRVRRDGLGANPIEALIETTGHWALILLLITLLVTPLRRLTGRNAWIKARRPLGLFAFFWATLHWLTYLGLDQTFDWGFILEDVAKRPYITVGTAAFLLLLPLAVTSTKGWIRRLGRRWSALHRLIYLAVPLVIVHYWWQVKADTRWPLVAAVVYLALMGARLWLRRRSAARSPAPRARDGASLAASS, from the coding sequence ATGGCGACGTCGGAGCGGCGCGAGGCCTGGGGCGTCCGCGCGGTCGTGTGGGGCGTGGGCCTGCTGCCGGCGGCGCTGATCGGGCTGCGCGTACGGCGCGACGGCCTGGGCGCCAACCCCATCGAGGCCCTGATCGAGACGACGGGACACTGGGCGTTGATCCTGCTGTTGATCACGCTGCTGGTCACCCCGTTGCGCCGGCTCACCGGGCGCAATGCCTGGATCAAGGCGCGCCGCCCGCTCGGGCTCTTCGCGTTCTTCTGGGCGACGCTGCACTGGCTCACCTACCTGGGACTGGACCAGACCTTCGACTGGGGCTTCATCCTGGAGGACGTGGCCAAGCGCCCCTACATCACGGTGGGGACCGCCGCGTTCCTGCTGTTGCTGCCCCTGGCCGTGACCTCCACCAAAGGATGGATCCGCCGCCTGGGCCGCCGCTGGAGCGCGCTGCACCGGCTGATCTACCTGGCCGTCCCGCTGGTCATCGTGCACTACTGGTGGCAGGTGAAGGCCGACACCCGCTGGCCGCTGGTCGCGGCGGTGGTCTACCTGGCGCTGATGGGCGCCCGCCTCTGGCTCCGGCGCCGCTCCGCGGCACGAAGCCCCGCCCCGCGTGCGCGGGACGGGGCCTCGCTGGCCGCCAGCTCCTGA
- the msrP gene encoding protein-methionine-sulfoxide reductase catalytic subunit MsrP: MLIRTRKEIPSSEITPARLYFDRRRFLALGAGALVGAPALDRLLPGALAAQQVPAGIGVPLLREGQEPVLRSGRAAFAGFEDELGDELTPYDDVTSYNNFYEFGTGKDDPAKNSGPFNPRPWTLEVGGLVEKPGAYGLEDFLKPQRLEDRIYRHRCVEAWSMVVPWRGVPLKDLLAAVQPSPSARFVRFETVVRPSEMVGQRRPILDWPYVEGLRLDEALHPLTLMVTGVYGEDLPNQNGAPLRLVVPWKYGFKGVKSIVKMELTAEQPVNTWQVQNSREYGFYANVNPEVDHPRWSQARERRIGELRRRPTLMLNGYADQVGQLYAGMDPRRLY, encoded by the coding sequence ATGCTGATCCGGACCCGGAAGGAGATCCCTTCGTCGGAGATCACCCCGGCGCGCCTGTACTTCGACCGCCGCCGCTTCCTGGCGCTGGGGGCCGGAGCGCTGGTGGGTGCCCCGGCCCTGGACCGGCTCCTGCCCGGCGCGCTCGCGGCGCAGCAGGTGCCCGCCGGCATCGGCGTGCCGTTGCTGCGGGAGGGACAGGAGCCGGTGTTGCGGAGCGGCCGGGCCGCCTTCGCGGGGTTCGAGGACGAGCTGGGCGACGAGCTGACGCCGTACGACGACGTCACCTCATACAACAACTTCTACGAGTTCGGCACCGGCAAGGACGATCCCGCCAAGAACTCCGGACCGTTCAATCCGCGCCCGTGGACGCTCGAGGTGGGGGGATTGGTGGAGAAGCCGGGTGCCTACGGCCTCGAGGACTTCCTGAAGCCCCAGCGCCTGGAGGACCGCATCTATCGTCACCGCTGCGTCGAGGCGTGGTCGATGGTGGTGCCGTGGCGGGGCGTGCCGCTGAAGGACCTCCTCGCGGCGGTGCAGCCGTCGCCGTCCGCGCGCTTCGTCCGCTTCGAGACCGTGGTGCGTCCGTCGGAGATGGTGGGCCAGCGCCGTCCCATCCTGGATTGGCCCTATGTGGAGGGTCTGCGTCTGGACGAGGCCCTGCACCCGCTCACGCTGATGGTGACCGGTGTGTACGGGGAGGATCTGCCGAACCAGAACGGCGCGCCGCTCCGGCTGGTCGTGCCGTGGAAGTACGGCTTCAAGGGCGTCAAGTCCATCGTGAAGATGGAGCTCACCGCCGAGCAGCCGGTCAACACCTGGCAGGTGCAGAACTCGCGTGAATATGGCTTCTACGCCAACGTGAACCCCGAGGTGGACCACCCGCGCTGGAGCCAGGCCCGGGAGCGTCGCATCGGGGAGCTGCGCCGGCGACCCACGCTCATGCTGAACGGCTACGCGGACCAGGTCGGACAGCTGTACGCGGGCATGGATCCGCGCCGGCTGTACTGA
- a CDS encoding cytochrome c, translated as MTLVRSTPTLARVLAAGLSLGALACASSSADTPAAAPAPSSAPRAEPAAAAPAPAASAGLFTPDQADRGESTYDESCAACHASSEFQGRQFEFAWGRRTVGDLYRHISDNMPEDNPGSLTPQQYVDVVAYILELNGFPRGDRELPADEETLKMHPLANPSGS; from the coding sequence ATGACGCTCGTACGCTCCACGCCGACCCTCGCCCGGGTCCTGGCCGCCGGCCTCTCGCTCGGCGCGCTGGCCTGCGCGTCCTCTTCCGCCGACACCCCCGCGGCCGCGCCCGCACCGTCTTCCGCGCCGCGGGCAGAGCCCGCGGCGGCCGCGCCGGCCCCCGCGGCCTCCGCGGGCCTCTTCACCCCCGACCAGGCCGACCGCGGCGAGAGCACGTACGACGAATCCTGTGCGGCCTGCCACGCCTCCTCGGAGTTCCAGGGCCGCCAGTTCGAGTTCGCCTGGGGCCGCCGCACGGTGGGGGATCTCTATCGCCACATCTCCGACAACATGCCGGAGGACAATCCGGGAAGCCTGACCCCGCAACAGTACGTGGACGTCGTGGCCTACATCCTGGAGCTGAACGGCTTCCCGCGCGGGGACCGCGAGTTGCCGGCCGACGAGGAGACCTTGAAGATGCACCCGCTCGCGAACCCCTCGGGTTCCTGA
- a CDS encoding FAD-dependent oxidoreductase, with protein sequence MPLDRRDFLKTATAGAGLTLAGARPRTAEAARAPLVRAGAASDVAIIGAGSFGAWTALHLQRMGATVNLIDQYGPANSRSTSGGETRGVRTSYGDRPQGLQWGTWAAEAIRRWKAWDEEHRKDLLPPLFFTTGDVILRKEMEPFLEQTVANWKAMGHPHEIIDADEVRRRWPVIATDEMQVALYEPDAGVVRARRAIESVAQVFTREGGTLTIGKASLGQTNGRTLSEVVLDNGDRITGDTFVFALGPWFPKMFPDTMGRRIRATTLGHVLYVATPPGDHRYEWPHLPSYNVPGCTGWPALPPDFRGFRIRAGGHSHEDPDTSSRWVPEEAQERPREILRTYFPGLADLPLNETRACHYEGSISRNFIVAPHPDWDNVWMAGGGNAEAFKQGPVLGEYIAGRIMGTETDPELIEAFKYPEEEYDPEEERRREEERRRRGG encoded by the coding sequence GTGCCCCTCGATCGCCGCGACTTCCTCAAGACCGCCACCGCCGGTGCCGGCCTCACCCTGGCCGGCGCCCGTCCGCGGACGGCGGAGGCGGCGCGCGCACCGCTCGTGCGCGCGGGAGCGGCGTCGGACGTCGCGATCATCGGCGCCGGCTCGTTCGGCGCGTGGACGGCGCTCCATCTCCAGCGGATGGGTGCGACCGTCAACCTGATCGACCAGTACGGACCGGCCAACTCGCGGTCCACGTCCGGCGGCGAGACGCGAGGCGTGCGCACCAGCTACGGCGACCGGCCCCAGGGGCTCCAGTGGGGGACATGGGCGGCCGAGGCCATCCGCCGCTGGAAGGCCTGGGACGAGGAGCACCGCAAGGACCTGCTCCCGCCGCTCTTCTTCACGACCGGCGACGTGATCCTGCGCAAGGAGATGGAGCCGTTCCTGGAGCAGACGGTCGCCAACTGGAAGGCGATGGGGCATCCCCACGAGATCATCGACGCCGACGAGGTCCGGCGGCGTTGGCCCGTGATCGCCACCGACGAGATGCAGGTGGCGCTCTACGAGCCCGACGCGGGCGTCGTGCGCGCGCGGCGCGCCATCGAGTCGGTGGCGCAGGTGTTCACGCGCGAGGGCGGGACCCTCACCATCGGCAAGGCGTCCCTGGGCCAGACGAACGGGCGGACGCTCTCGGAGGTCGTGCTGGACAACGGGGACCGCATCACGGGGGACACGTTCGTGTTCGCGTTGGGCCCGTGGTTCCCGAAGATGTTCCCGGACACGATGGGCCGGCGCATCCGCGCCACCACCCTGGGGCATGTGCTGTACGTGGCGACGCCCCCGGGCGACCATCGCTACGAATGGCCGCACCTTCCCAGCTACAACGTGCCGGGCTGCACCGGCTGGCCGGCGCTGCCACCCGACTTCCGCGGGTTCCGCATCCGCGCCGGCGGCCACTCGCACGAGGATCCGGACACGAGCAGCCGCTGGGTGCCGGAGGAGGCGCAGGAGCGGCCACGCGAGATCCTGCGCACCTACTTCCCGGGTCTCGCCGACCTGCCGTTGAACGAGACACGGGCGTGCCACTACGAGGGCAGCATCAGCCGCAACTTCATCGTCGCCCCGCACCCGGACTGGGACAACGTGTGGATGGCGGGCGGTGGCAACGCCGAGGCCTTCAAGCAGGGGCCCGTCCTGGGGGAGTACATCGCGGGCCGGATCATGGGCACCGAGACGGACCCCGAGCTCATCGAGGCGTTCAAGTACCCGGAGGAGGAGTA